TATCCGCCACCACGCCAAGACCGGGACCAAGGTTATTCAGCGTTGCAGCAACAGAGGCGAATGCCGAAAAGTCATCGACGCCGGTCGCGATGATGGCCAGCATGCTGACGATAAACACCAGCGCATAAGCAGAGAAGAACCCCCATACGGCTTCGAGGATGCGTTCCGGCAGGGCTCGGTTCCCAAGCTTAATGCTATAAACAGCGTTCGGGTGCACCAGGCGTTTCAGCTCACGGTTGCCCTGTTTGAACAGCAGCAGGATACGAATAACTTTCAGGCCGCCCCCGGTAGAGCCCGCACAGCCACCGATAAAAGCAGAACAGAGCAGCAATACCGGCAAGAATAGCGGCCAGCGGGCAATGCTGTCCGTGGTAAAGCCCGCAGTTGTCGCCATTGAGACAACCTGGAAGAAGGCCTGGTTCAGCGTCTGCCAGGCTGACTGGTAGGTATTGTGGAACCAAAGCACCAGCGTACAAACCAGAACCAGCGATAGCTGCACGCCGATGAACATCCGAAATTCCGGGTCACGCCAGTACACCTTCAGGCTGCGTCCGCTGAGCAAGGAGAAGTGCAGGCTGTAGTTACAGCCTGAGATCAGCAGGAAGATAGCGATGATGGTATTGATTGTCGGGCTATTGAAGTAGCCGACGCTGGCGTCATGAGTCGAGAAGCCGCCAATCGCAATAGTAGAGAAGCTATGCCCGATGGCGTCAAATGCCGGCATACCGGCAAACCAAAGCGCAAGCGCGCAGGCAATCGTCAGCAGGACGTAAATAAGCCACAGCGTCTTTGCCGTTTCGGCAATACGTGGGCGCATCTTGTTATCTTTTAGTGGCCCCGGCATTTCTGCCCGATAGAGCTGCAGGCCCCCAACGCCAAGAATAGGCAAGATAGCCACCGCGAGGACGATGATCCCCATCCCGCCGAACCACTGAAGCATCTGGCGATAGAAGAGAATAGCGTGAGGTAAAGAGTCCAGACCCACCAGCGTTGTCGCGCCGGTGGTCGTCAAGCCCGAGAAGGATTCAAAAAAGGCGTCTGTGACCGTCAGGTTTGGCCGCTCGGCGAAAACAAAAGGTAGCGCACCCACGCTGCCCAGCACGGTCCAGAACAGCACCACGATCAGGAAACCTTCTTTCGGTTTGAGATCCCTTTTCTCCCGACGGTTCGGCCACCACAGCAGAGAGCCTATTGCCAGGGCGACAAAAAAGGTTTGGGTAAAGGCGCGGCCGGCACCGTCACGATAGAGTAGAGCCACTAAGCCGGGGAGAATCATGGTTCCGGAAAAGAGAATAACCAGCAGACCAACGATTCGGGTAATGGCGCGAAAATGCATTTCAGCCGCTTCCTATAATATCTATAAATAACGAGGTGGGATTATTGTTCAATCGGCAATAAATGCAATGCACCGCGGCTAAAATCACCCAGCCTGGCGCTGAAGGTGGCCACCTGGGTTTGCGGCAAAGCGACACGCAGAGCGACGGCGGCCTCGAAGCTGCTCTCCAGGATAAGACCATCGCTTTGCCTGAGCAGCGCTTCCACCCCCGTCAGCTGCGAATAGTCACACTGCAAAGTGTATTCGGTTAAGGGCACTTTGAGCACCGTCGGTAGCTGGTTTAACGCCAGCTGCACGCCACCGCCATAGGCCTTAACCAGGCCACCTGTGCCTAACTTCACCCCGCCGTAGTAGCGCACAACAACCGCGGTGATTTCCCCAATCCCTTTCCCCATCAGCTGCGCCAGCATGGGCTTCCCTGCGGTGCCGGCAGGCTCACCGTCATCCGAAAAGCCAAGCTGCTGTGAATCATCCGGGGCTCCGGCAACCCACGCCCAGCAATGGTGCCGGGCGTCCGGGTGTTCAGCCCGTACCTTCTCAACAAACGCCTTAGCCGCTATCACCCCGTCGGTATGGGCGACACAGGTAATAAAGCGGCTTTTTTTAATCTCCTCGCTAACCGTAAGAGGCTCAGCGGGGATTGGCCAGCTCTCCATTACGCGAGCTTAAGGTTACGCGTCATGTTTTCGATGCTGTTTTCGTAGATAACGACGTTATCTTCAATGCGGATCCCGCCAAACGGCTTCAGGGCTTCAATCCGCTCCCAGTCGAAGTGTTTGCTGTACTGACCTTCACGCCACGGCGCCAGCAGTGACTCAATGAAGTACAGGCCTGGCTCAATGGTCACTACCATGCGTGGTTCCAGCACCCGGGTACAGCGCAGGTAAGGATGCTGAGAAGGCGCGGCCAGGTGCGTTCCGCTATCGTCCTGCATAAAGCCAGCCACGTCGTGAACCTGCAGGCCCAGCGGATGCCCGATACCATGCGGCATAAACGGCGTGGTGATCCCTGCTTCCAGCATCGCTTCTTCACTGATGTCGTTCACCAGCTTGTGGCGACGCAGCAGTTTTGCCAGGCGCTGATGGAACTGAATGTGATAGTCGGTATAGCGCACGCCGGACTTCAGAGTATCGATAAGCGCCAGCTGCTCTTCGTTGACGTCTTTAATCAGGTGAGCAAAATCGCTGTCGCTTTGGGTTGTCCAGGTGCGAGTCAGGTCGGCGGCATAGCCGTTATATTCAGCCCCGGCATCCAGCAGGAAGCTGCGGATTTCCGCAGGTACGCGGTGATCCAGTTTAGTGTAGTGCAGCACCGAGGCATGCTCATTGAGCGCCACAATATTGCCATAAGGCACGTCGGTATCGCGGTGGCCGGTCGCCGTCAGGTAGGCGATGTTAATATCGAACTCGCTCATACCGGAAAGGAAAGCTTCATGCGCGGCACGGTGGCCCACGACCGCAGTTTTCTGCGCTTCACGCATGCAGGACAGCTCGTAGTCCGTTTTATAAGCGCGGTAGTAATGCAGGTAATCGATAACCCCTTTCGGGTTGATATTGGCTGGGGTGATATCCAGCTGTAAAGCGCGCTCCGGCACCGGGCCAATGTAGCCGATGTTGCCGCGAGCAGCGGGCAGCTGGCTACCGATAACGTCTGCTTTTGGCAGGGCTATCACTTCAATATCATCGGTCCAGAAGGATTCCGGCAGCGGCTCAACGTTGTGCCAGTAATCTACCGGCAGATAGAACCACAGCTTCGGCTTGTTCACGCCGTCCACCAGCAACCAGCAGTTTGGTACCTGAGTCACCGGGACCCACGCCTTAAACTGCGGGTTAACTTTAAACGGATAGGCATGGTCATCAAGGAAGACGTTGAACAGCTCCCCGGAGTGAATAAGCAATGCATCAAGGTTAAAACGCGCCAGAACGTTGCGGGTACGCTCCTGTAGCGTTGCCACATGATCTTTGTACAGCGCGGCCAGTGATTCCATAATTTATCCTTCTGTTTTTGTACCTGTTCGCCACGCATCTTAGCATACCGGACAAACCGTCGAGTTATTTCCGCCTCCTGTGATCGAGTTTGCAAATATTTAAAGAGAAATTTGCATTTCATTAACATCAATCCCACACTCCGCTTCATCTGGTACGACCAGATCCCATTGCTGGATTCAGGAGACTGACATGCTCTACCAAGGTGAAACCCTACATCTCGACTGGCTGGAAGACGGCATCGCCGAACTGGTGTTTGATGCCCCCGGCTCCGTCAACAAGCTGGATACGGCGACCGTTGCCAGCCTCGGCGAAGCGCTGGCCGTGCTTGAAAAACAGCCCAATCTCAAAGGCCTGCTGCTGAGCTCGAGCAAGTCCGCCTTTATCGTTGGCGCCGACATTACCGAATTCCTGTCGCTGTTCCTGGTGCCCGCTGAACAGCTGACCCATTGGCTGCAGTTTGCCAACAGCGTATTTAACCGCCTGGAAGATCTGCCTGTCCCGACCATCGCCGCCGTGAATGGCTATGCGCTGGGTGGTGGATGCGAATGCGTACTGGCGACGGATTACCGGTTGGCGACAGCGGATGCCCGCATTGGCCTGCCGGAAACCAAATTAGGCATCATGCCCGGCTTCGGCGGTTCCGTTCGCCTGCCTCGCCTGTTGGGTGCCGATAGCGCGCTTGAAATTATTACCGCGGGCAAAGATGTCAGCGCAGCAGAAGCGCAAAAACTGGGGCTGGTTGATGGCGTAGTAAAAACCGAAAAGCTGCGCGACGGTGCGCTGGCGATTCTGCGCCAGGCAATCAAAGGCGAGCTGGACTGGCAGGCTAAACGCGCGCCGAAACTGCAGCCTCTGAAACTGAGCAAAATTGAAGCCGGCATGAGCTTTACCATCGCCAAAGGCATGGTGGCACAGATCGCCGGCAAGCATTATCCAGCCCCGATGACCGCGGTAAAAACGATTGAAGCCGCCGCAGGCCTTGGCCGCGATGAAGCCCTGAAGCTTGAGACCCAAAGCTTTGTGCCGCTGGCTCGCTCCAATGAAGCCCGCGCGCTGGTCGGCATCTTTTTGAACGATCAGTTCGTTAAAGGCAAAGCGAAAAAGCTCACCAAAGATATCGAAACGCCTGAACACGCAGCCGTGCTGGGCGCAGGCATTATGGGCGGCGGCATTGCTTACCAGTCAGCCTGGAAAGGCGTGCCGGTATTAATGAAGGACATCAACGAGAAGTCGCTGGCATTAGGTATTAATGAAGCCAGCAAGCTGCTGAACAAGCAGCTTGAGCGCGGCAAAATTGACGGCATGAAACTGGCTCAGGTTATCTCAACCATTCAGCCGACGCTGGAATATGCCGGGTTTGAGCGCGTAGACGTCGTTGTGGAAGCCGTTGTTGAGAACCCAAAAGTGAAAAAGGCGGTGCTGGCAGAAACCGAAGACAAGGTTCGCCCGGATGCCGTCCTGGCTTCCAACACCTCCACCATTCCTATCAGCGAGCTGGCAAACGTGCTTAAACGCCCGGAAAACTTCTGCGGCATGCACTTCTTTAACCCGGTTCACCGCATGCCGCTGGTTGAAGTCATTCGCGGAGAAAAAACCTCGGACGTCACTATTGCCAAAGTGGTGGCGTGGGCGAGCAAGATGGGCAAAACGCCTATCGTGGTGAACGACTGCCCGGGCTTCTTTGTAAACCGCGTGCTCTTCCCCTACTTCGCAGGCTTTAGCCAGCTGCTGCGCGACGGCGCTGATTTCCGCCAGATTGATAAAGTGATGGAAAAACAGTTCGGCTGGCCGATGGGCCCGGCTTATCTGCTGGATGTGGTCGGGATTGATACCGCTCATCACGCCCAGGCGGTAATGGCCGCCGGCTTCCCACAGCGTATGAGCAAAGATTACCGCGACGCTATCGACGTTCTTTTCGATGCCGGACGCTACGGCCAGAAAACCCAGCAGGGCTTCTACCGCTTTAAAGAAGACAAAAAAGGTAAACCGCGCAAAGAGCAGGACGAGGCTGTCGACGGCCTGCTGGCAGAAGTTAGCCAGCCTAAGCGCAGCTTCAGCGACGAAGAAATTATCGCCCGCATGATGATCCCGATGGTCAACGAAGTCGTTCGCTGCCTCGAAGAAGGCGTGATTGCCAGCCCGGCAGAAGCCGACATGGCGCTGGTTTACGGCCTCGGTTTCCCTCCGTTCCAC
This region of Cedecea lapagei genomic DNA includes:
- a CDS encoding IMPACT family protein — translated: MESWPIPAEPLTVSEEIKKSRFITCVAHTDGVIAAKAFVEKVRAEHPDARHHCWAWVAGAPDDSQQLGFSDDGEPAGTAGKPMLAQLMGKGIGEITAVVVRYYGGVKLGTGGLVKAYGGGVQLALNQLPTVLKVPLTEYTLQCDYSQLTGVEALLRQSDGLILESSFEAAVALRVALPQTQVATFSARLGDFSRGALHLLPIEQ
- the fadB gene encoding fatty acid oxidation complex subunit alpha FadB translates to MLYQGETLHLDWLEDGIAELVFDAPGSVNKLDTATVASLGEALAVLEKQPNLKGLLLSSSKSAFIVGADITEFLSLFLVPAEQLTHWLQFANSVFNRLEDLPVPTIAAVNGYALGGGCECVLATDYRLATADARIGLPETKLGIMPGFGGSVRLPRLLGADSALEIITAGKDVSAAEAQKLGLVDGVVKTEKLRDGALAILRQAIKGELDWQAKRAPKLQPLKLSKIEAGMSFTIAKGMVAQIAGKHYPAPMTAVKTIEAAAGLGRDEALKLETQSFVPLARSNEARALVGIFLNDQFVKGKAKKLTKDIETPEHAAVLGAGIMGGGIAYQSAWKGVPVLMKDINEKSLALGINEASKLLNKQLERGKIDGMKLAQVISTIQPTLEYAGFERVDVVVEAVVENPKVKKAVLAETEDKVRPDAVLASNTSTIPISELANVLKRPENFCGMHFFNPVHRMPLVEVIRGEKTSDVTIAKVVAWASKMGKTPIVVNDCPGFFVNRVLFPYFAGFSQLLRDGADFRQIDKVMEKQFGWPMGPAYLLDVVGIDTAHHAQAVMAAGFPQRMSKDYRDAIDVLFDAGRYGQKTQQGFYRFKEDKKGKPRKEQDEAVDGLLAEVSQPKRSFSDEEIIARMMIPMVNEVVRCLEEGVIASPAEADMALVYGLGFPPFHGGAFRWLDTLGSAKYFDMAQQYQNLGPLYAVPEGLKAKASRNEPYYPPVEPARPASDLKSA
- the pepQ gene encoding Xaa-Pro dipeptidase, encoding MESLAALYKDHVATLQERTRNVLARFNLDALLIHSGELFNVFLDDHAYPFKVNPQFKAWVPVTQVPNCWLLVDGVNKPKLWFYLPVDYWHNVEPLPESFWTDDIEVIALPKADVIGSQLPAARGNIGYIGPVPERALQLDITPANINPKGVIDYLHYYRAYKTDYELSCMREAQKTAVVGHRAAHEAFLSGMSEFDINIAYLTATGHRDTDVPYGNIVALNEHASVLHYTKLDHRVPAEIRSFLLDAGAEYNGYAADLTRTWTTQSDSDFAHLIKDVNEEQLALIDTLKSGVRYTDYHIQFHQRLAKLLRRHKLVNDISEEAMLEAGITTPFMPHGIGHPLGLQVHDVAGFMQDDSGTHLAAPSQHPYLRCTRVLEPRMVVTIEPGLYFIESLLAPWREGQYSKHFDWERIEALKPFGGIRIEDNVVIYENSIENMTRNLKLA
- the trkH gene encoding Trk system potassium transporter TrkH, whose product is MHFRAITRIVGLLVILFSGTMILPGLVALLYRDGAGRAFTQTFFVALAIGSLLWWPNRREKRDLKPKEGFLIVVLFWTVLGSVGALPFVFAERPNLTVTDAFFESFSGLTTTGATTLVGLDSLPHAILFYRQMLQWFGGMGIIVLAVAILPILGVGGLQLYRAEMPGPLKDNKMRPRIAETAKTLWLIYVLLTIACALALWFAGMPAFDAIGHSFSTIAIGGFSTHDASVGYFNSPTINTIIAIFLLISGCNYSLHFSLLSGRSLKVYWRDPEFRMFIGVQLSLVLVCTLVLWFHNTYQSAWQTLNQAFFQVVSMATTAGFTTDSIARWPLFLPVLLLCSAFIGGCAGSTGGGLKVIRILLLFKQGNRELKRLVHPNAVYSIKLGNRALPERILEAVWGFFSAYALVFIVSMLAIIATGVDDFSAFASVAATLNNLGPGLGVVADNFASMNPVAKWILIANMLFGRLEVFTLLVLFTPTFWRE